A window of Quercus robur chromosome 12, dhQueRobu3.1, whole genome shotgun sequence genomic DNA:
attcagagagagagagagagagagctttaacagaaaaaatgagaaagaaaaatgggttcacaaagagagagagagagagagctttatcagataaatgagaaagaaaatgggttcagagagagagagagagagagagagagctttaacataaaaattgagaaagaaaaatgggttcacagagagagagagagagagagctttatcagataaatgagaaagaaaatggattcagagagagagagagagagctttaacagaaaaaatgagaaagaaaaatgggttcacaaagagagagagagagagagagagagagagctttatcAGATAAATGAGAGAACGCGCGCGTAGGTTGGttgaggaaataataaaaaaattgagaatattgattattttaataaaagatgtgttaaaatagatgaactgatgtgggtattttgtaaaagtgaaggtgtaaaatagaaaaagtaggtttttagtgtaaaaatggatgtgtaaaatacatggactgatgtggttgctctaatATACTGTCTATACAGTATGTAGCCTAGTGATTAACTAAATGTATACTTAAGTGACAACACGTGAGAGAGTTTGTTAGTACTGTAGCAAGCACGTGTGAATGGTTGTTAGTATTGTTAGATAGTTACTTGGTTTCAcacttgtatatatatagttttgtaaTCATTCTTGTTAATTAATGAGAATACACAAATTTTCATCTCTTTTATTTCTTGATATGCTATCAGAGCAAATTCCCAAATTCCTGTAGGGTTTTGCATTTCTTTCAATGCGTTTCtttcagtttttcctttttcaattttcccgAGAAAATTCCTCTCTGTTCTTGAGAAAACTCAGTTCTTGAGaaatttcttcttcatttgcCAATAATGGCTTCTGTAGCAAATACAAATGGTTCTATAGATGCTTTTACATCTGCAAGTCCATCTTCTTCTCCACAAGATTCTCCAATGGATGACCCTCTGTTCTTGCATCACGCAGAGAATCCAAGTCTAGTTCTTGTCACACAGCCCTTGGTAGGTGGAGAAAATTATTCAACTTGGGCTCGTGCTATGAGAAAAGCTTTGCTTACCAAGAACAAGTTAGGGTTCATTGATGGGACTTTGACTCTCTCATCACCATTGGTGTCTACTCCCTCGAATGTGCAAGCTTGGATCAGGTGTGCAACATGGTTGGCACATGGCTAACCAATTCTGTCTCACCAAAGCTTCAAGCAAGCATCATTTATGAAGACATTGCCTTGGAAATCTGGAATGACTTGAAGAATCGTTTTGCTCAAACTAATGGTCCTAGAGTGTTCAATCTTCAAAAGGATATTGCAGAGCTTCATCAAGGTGAGATGtttgtaattgatttctttACTCAGTTGAAGGTGTTTTGGGATCAATTGCAAAACCTTAGTCCATTTCCTTCATGTACTTGTGGTAAATGTGTTTGCAATATTAACAAGAGGCTAACTGATTTGCAATTGAGAGAGTCTATGATGAAATTCTTAATGAGATTGAATGATTCTTTCTCCCAAGTTAGGTCTCAAGTCTTGCTTATGGATCCTATTCCATCTCTTAGTAAGGTTTactctttgttaattcaagagGAAACACAAAGACCGGTTCCTAATGCTTCTGTTGCTAAGGTTAATTCCACTGTTCTGGCTGCTAAATTGTCCAATAATCATCATGGTACAAATCTTGTAAGTTCTAATTCTGGTAGCAAGGGCAAGGACAGACCAACTTGTACCCATTGTGGCAAGACTGGTCACACAGTGGATACATGCTATAAATTGCATGGATTTCCACTAGGGTTTAAGTTCAAGAACAAACCCTCTATGGCTCATCAAGTTTCTTCAGAAATCTTGCCTCTTGCATCTCCAATGCATCACTAGAATTCTGCTTTTACTTCTGAACATTGTCAACAGTTCTTGCTTTATTTGGAGCTTCAGCCTTATCTCTTGCAATGCCACCTTAGGTCAAAGCAGCTTCAATGGCCAAAGTAGCATCTTCTTCTACTTTTGCCAGTGTGCCAATGTCAGGTATTGATTTATCACATAGTGTTTTCTTTGCACAAGTGATCAATAGAAGGGCTTTTGATAAATGGGCTTGGGTGTTGGACATTAGAGCTACTGACCATTTTGTATGTTTAGTTGATTTGTTATCTTCAATTACTGCTACTATGCAGTCCTTGGTTCAATTGCCTAATGGGGAATCAGTACAAGTTACTCACATTGGCACTattgttctttcttcttctctcactctcactaaTGTTCTTTATATATTCCATCTTTTAGCTTTAATTTGCTATTTGTTAGCACTCTTACACTATCTCAACCCTATTGTCTTGTTTTCCTCTCCACTTATTGTTTTATCCAGGACCTTTTATCTTGGAAAACGATTGGGGTGGGCAAGGTAGTTGATGGCTTGTACTTGTTGTAGTGTGATAGTCTCCAACATATTAATCCTTCTTCACTTGCTGATTACTTGATCAATCACAAGTTCAATGCTGCTTTTCCTCCTTTCTCTGCAACAACTTCTACAAGTTCTCCATCTTCCTATCTTTGGATGCAAGATTAGGTCACCCTTCAGATCTCAAACTTAGAGTTTTAAGTCATGCTATTCCTTCTTTGCAATCTTCTTGTAATAAGGATTGTCAAGTTTGTCCTATGGCCAAACTTAAAAAACTGCCTTTTCCTTTCAATAATAAGATCAGTGCTTGTGCTTTTGATTTGGTTCATATGGATGTTTGGGGTCCTTATTCAATTCCTACTTTGGATGGTTTTAAATATTTCTTAACAATTGTTGATGATGCAACCTGAGCCACTTGGTTATTCTTAATGAAGTCTAAATCTAATGTTAGGCCtttgtttcattctttttatactATGGTTACTACTCAATTTGGTCAAAACATTAAGTCTATTAGATCTGATAATGCAAAAGAGTTTGACATGTCTGATTTCCTTAATTCCCATGGTACTGTGTTtatactccacaacaaaattctaTTGTGGAGAGTAAACATCAGCATCTTCTTTCCATTGCAAGGGCTTTATAGAttctgataggccaagaatgtattgatctcttgtgatgaattaaccaattaattatccaagttaattaattaattcaattagcatgcaataagcgtggtagcacaaacaaatcaccaactaagttaaaatgcagtggaaaataaattgacatggtgatttgtttacgaatggggaaaacttacacggcaaaaactccaccgggtggatttaaggtcaccactcttgagaattcactattatcacaacaaacgattacaagtaaaggaatcccagtaccttataccaacctacagttgaacccttaccccaatacccaattggacttgttctgtagtgaaaatctctcatttcaatgcacGGTTCCCATTATGTGACTAAGCAATTTGATGCGTTGATCTCAGTACGTGGCATACTCACCAACTTAAGaaggatgttggttgcaaagttctttacttcatcacacgatgaagaccACAAAACTCCTTGGTTGCAAAACcttacggtgtacaaacacaacagcttcttgaATTGAAAGATGAACTACGACATATGTCTccggttcacaatatgcttgtgaaaattttttgcattgagGTGTATCAgttgtgacggcccttaaaacaatccttatatatgtttagggttgtgagaaaagaaagcccaaatatctattcacggattggagtgaaatcagatctgaaaaactgattttcataaacctcgacaaatacCCTATCTATCGGGTAGTTGTTGAGCATCAGGCTTAAACAGCCTTTTAAAtttcgatagatactagctgtcaagctttaacatccagcacttcttcacttgattgttggacagacttgcatgactttaatacttgaacttgaaaccttattccttgaagcattaaacacatcctagatctacccaattataagtaaagtgcgttttgtcaaaggattagccaattctatattgacatatgttcctaacatgattcacatatgtcctaacagattCAATCTCAAATTCCTCTTCAATTCTGGGGTGATTGTGTTTTGACTACTGCCTATCTCATTAATAGACTTCCCTCTCCTTTGTTGCATGATAAAACACCTTTTGAGCTTTTGTTTCATAAGGCACCAGATTACACTCATCTCAAACTTTTTGgctgtttgtgttttgcttctACCATTGCTCACACTAGGAACAAGTTTCACCAAGAGcaagaaaatgtatttttcttgGTTACCCTTGTAATGTCAAAGGGTATAAGCTTTTTGATCTTGACACTCATTCTGTCTTTGTCTCAAGGGATGTGGTGTTTCCTTATGCATCCTCTTCAAGTGATCTTTCTTCTTCCAATCCTTTGCCTTTGCCTTGTGCTCCTCTTGTTCCATCCTTGCATGATGATCCTATTCTATCCAAGCCTAATTCTTCTGCTCTTTTTCATGATTCCATAATTCATGTTCATCATACTATTGATGATGATTTTCTTGATGAAGTGCCAAAAGCACCTCCTTATCCTATTTCTGGCCTCTTGATCCTATTGCAGATCCTATTCCCCTTAGAAGGTCTTCTAGGGCTGTTAAAAGACCTTCTTATTTGCAGGAGTTTCATTGTAATCAAGTTTCTTCTGTCAAACTTGTGTCTTCTTCCCTTTCAGGTGCTTTTCATCCCCTTTCCTCACATGTTTCATATCAAC
This region includes:
- the LOC126708146 gene encoding uncharacterized protein LOC126708146; its protein translation is MASVANTNGSIDAFTSASPSSSPQDSPMDDPLFLHHAENPSLVLVTQPLVCNMVGTWLTNSVSPKLQASIIYEDIALEIWNDLKNRFAQTNGPRVFNLQKDIAELHQGEMFVIDFFTQLKVFWDQLQNLSPFPSCTCGKCVCNINKRLTDLQLRESMMKFLMRLNDSFSQVRSQVLLMDPIPSLSKVYSLLIQEETQRPVPNASVAKVNSTVLAAKLSNNHHGTNLVSSNSGSKGKDRPTCTHCGKTGHTVDTCYKLHGFPLGFKFKNKPSMAHQVSSEILPLASPMHH